AATGCCCAACCTGATCGATGTATCCTACCGGCAGGCAGAAGCTATTCTTGAATCGTTTGGATTGAAAGTAGGACAATTGATTTACAGACCGGATCTGGCACGAAATGCAGTGCTTGATCAAATCTATAAAGGTTCTTCCATTCATCCCGGAAAGGAAATATTCAAAGGCTCGGTCATCGACCTGGTGCTTGGTGATGGAATGGGAAATACGGAAGTTCCTGTTCCGGATCTGAACGGACTCACCCGTGGTGAGGCCTTGTTTGTGCTCAAAGGTTCATCACTTACAATCGGAACAGTACACGTGGATCCTGGAGTGAAGGATTCCACTACTGCAAAGGTTTATAAACAAATTCCCGAAGCATCCGAAAATTCAATGATCAACCAGGGCGAAGCGGTGGACATTTTTATCAGGTAAAAGCCCCTTTCAGGTCAATTTTAAGGATTCCTAAACCCATTCTTTATTCGTATTTTCGTGACCAGTTTTCCTGCCTAAAACAGGAACATAATTCGATCCTATGCCGATTCCAAAATACCTGAAATTTTCCCTATCGCGTTTCTGCCTTGTATTGCTCTTTCCATTCTCCTGCTTTGCTCAGGAAGTATTTGTTCCATTGGGTTCCAACCCGGCAATCAACGCATACCGACTCCAACACAATGAATCCATCAACCGCTTGTCGGCAATAGATGATACTTTACTGCTTCCTTTTGTCGATGATTTTTCCAGACAGGGTATTTATCCTTTTGACAGTCTCTGGTTAGATCAGGACGCATTCATCAATACTTCTTTCGCTGTCAATCCACCAACAATTGGTGTCGCGACTCTCGATGGACTGGATGCTTTGGGAAGACCACACGATAGTCTTAGCGGATCCGAAGCGATTGCTGATCATCTGACCTCACGCCCGATTGACCTTGGAAATCTTGGGCCGGATACGGGTACAGTTTGGTTAAGCTTCTTTTACCAGCCACAAGGTTTGGGCGACATTCCTGAAACGGATGATTCTCTGGTCGTACAATTTAGAAAGAGAAACAATGATTGGGTGAATGTCTGGTCTGTTGCCGGACAAAGCGATACAGCATTTCAACGCGCCAACATTCACATCAATGATACAGCATATCATTACAAAGGATTCCAGTTGCGCTTTTACAACATCGCGACAGTGAATGGAAACAGAGATCACTGGAACCTCGACTATGTAATTCTTGCCAAGCAAACTGTGGCGAATGATTCTATTCGTGACAATGCACTGGTTACACCACATGTTTCCCTGCTTTCGGAATTTTCCGCGATGCCGTATACACATTACAAATCCCTGTCGACACCACTCAATGCGATGGTGACCGACATCCTCGATACGATTCATGATCTCAATTACGGACAGACATCTTTTATTCCATCTGTGTCCGTGTTCAATAGCGGAGGCCTGCAAATTTTCACCAACAACAGCGGATCCATTTCTTCTCCTTCATCGAACAGTTATATTCCATTCGCTGTACCTTTGAATAGTTTTGCTTTCCCGATTGTACCTCAGGACAGCACGGATTTCACGATGAAAGTTTACTTTACACAAACCGGTGGTATTACTAATGCGCACAACGATACCAGCTATTTAAAGCAAAAGTTTTACAATTACTACGCATATGATGATGGCAGCGCTGAAATCGGTTACGGACTTTCCGGTAATACCGATCTCAAACTCGCTTATCAGTTCAATGTAAAAAAACAGGATACGCTACGTGGTGTTCAGATTTATTTCAATCCGGTTGGACTCAACGTACACAACAAATTGTTCCAGCTCGCTTATTGGAGCGATGTGAATGTCGGAGCGAATTCAGATCAACTGGTGTATAAAATGATCAACCAGAAACCGGCAAACGTGGATGCGATTAACGGTTTCGCGACTTATCTGTTCGACACTCTGCTGATTGCTCCCGCGGGAAATATTTATGTGGGTGTGATTCAGAATGAGCCACAGACCTTGTATGGCTTTGGTCTGGACAGAAACACCGATGCTCACACAAAGATGTTCTATCATTTGGACGGATACTGGTACAATTCACAAGTGAAAGGATCTCTGATGATCCGCCCTTTGTTTGGAGACACAATTACACGCGGAAATTTGATTTCCGTGACTGAACTGGAAACTCCTGAGCTTCCATTTACACTCTATCCGAATCCGGTAGAAAATGATTTTGTTCTCGATTTCAAACAGGAGCCGGGAGAAAAATACAGCTATACCATTTGTGACCTTACAGGCAAACAAATTCAAACCGCGGAAGCAATTCCCGGAAATCAAATACATACGGCACATCTTTCTTCCGGATTTTATTTTCTGCGTCTGACCGCGAAAAAAGCCGCTGTTTCTTCCACAATGAAATTTATGGTGTACTGATTCATTCAATATCCTGAATTTCATCCAAATTTTTATCGCTCATCACATCACGACATGCAAAACGAAGAGGCCGAGGCCATTGAACAGGATGAATTGTATGAGCATTACCGCTTCACGGTTGACAAAGGACAGTCGCTGCTGCGTATCGACAAATTTCTGATGAATCGCCTGGAACATAGTTCCAGAAATAAAATTCAGCAAGCCTGTGATGCCGATTGCATCCTGGTAAATGGCAAGCCGGTCAAATCAAGTTACAAAGTAAAACCACAGGATGATATCCAGGTAGTACTTCCGGAACCGGTTCGTGAAATCGAACTTATTCCGCAGGACATTCCTATTGATATCGTGTACGAAGATGCCGATCTGGTAGTTATTAATAAACCTGCAGGCATGGTTGTTCATCCCGCATACGGAAACTATACCGGAACCCTGATGAACGCGCTGGTATTTCATTTTCAGAATCTACCTCAGAATGAAAACAACCGGAGTCGTCCGGGGCTTGTGCATCGTATTGATAAAAACACATCCGGTTTACTCGTGATCGCGAAAAGCGAAATCGCGATGGCCGCGCTCGCAAAAGAGTTTTTTGAACGCACCATCGACAGAAAATATCTGGCGCTTGTCTGGGGTGATTTTAAAGAAGACGAAGGAACAATCACCGGTCATGTAGGCAGAAGTCTGAAAGACCGCAAGATCATGGATGTGTTTCCATCCGGCGAACATGGAAAACATGCTGTGACTCATTTCAAAGTTGTGGAACGTTTTGGTTATGTAACTTTGGTAGAATGTAAACTGGAAACCGGTCGTACGCACCAGATCCGTGTACACATGAAATTTGCCGGACATCCACTCTTCAATGATGAAACCTACGGTGGTAACAGAATTTTAAAAGGAACAACTTTTACCCGCTACAAACAATTCATCGACAATTGTTTTGAGTTGATCCCACGACAAGCGCTTCACGCGCAGACCTTGGGTTTCATCCACCCTACTACAAAAGAGAAATTGTTTTTCGAATGTCCCCTGCCCAATGATTTTTCATCTGTGCTTGACAAATGGAGACATTATGTGAAGTATGTGAAAGAGTAGATATTTTTGCAACTTGTTTAATTATTTACGGAAAAGGAATTGCCGAACCTTCTTCAATTTATTTTGACCAATTGCTGAACAGGATAATGCACCGACCCTTCGACCCGAAGAAAATAAACACCATTTTCAATTTTCGAAAGATCAAGGTCATTATCCATAGAATTTGTTTCTACCTGTAAGATCAGGCTACCGCGCAAATCCAAAAGTTTTATAAAAACTTTTCCTTTTAATGGTGATGAAAATTTTACAGAAACCTTGTTGTATGCAGGGTTTGGATATAGAGTAATGAATTTTTCAGCAAATTGTTCATCAATTTGTACAGATAAAGAATCACATATACTTCCAGACACAGGCCCCAGATCATAATTCGGGTTATTTGGCAAGCCCCAATAAGTTCGTTTACCACCGAGATAAAAACTGTACGGCCTGAAGTCGCAGGCAA
Above is a window of Bacteroidota bacterium DNA encoding:
- a CDS encoding T9SS type A sorting domain-containing protein, with protein sequence MPIPKYLKFSLSRFCLVLLFPFSCFAQEVFVPLGSNPAINAYRLQHNESINRLSAIDDTLLLPFVDDFSRQGIYPFDSLWLDQDAFINTSFAVNPPTIGVATLDGLDALGRPHDSLSGSEAIADHLTSRPIDLGNLGPDTGTVWLSFFYQPQGLGDIPETDDSLVVQFRKRNNDWVNVWSVAGQSDTAFQRANIHINDTAYHYKGFQLRFYNIATVNGNRDHWNLDYVILAKQTVANDSIRDNALVTPHVSLLSEFSAMPYTHYKSLSTPLNAMVTDILDTIHDLNYGQTSFIPSVSVFNSGGLQIFTNNSGSISSPSSNSYIPFAVPLNSFAFPIVPQDSTDFTMKVYFTQTGGITNAHNDTSYLKQKFYNYYAYDDGSAEIGYGLSGNTDLKLAYQFNVKKQDTLRGVQIYFNPVGLNVHNKLFQLAYWSDVNVGANSDQLVYKMINQKPANVDAINGFATYLFDTLLIAPAGNIYVGVIQNEPQTLYGFGLDRNTDAHTKMFYHLDGYWYNSQVKGSLMIRPLFGDTITRGNLISVTELETPELPFTLYPNPVENDFVLDFKQEPGEKYSYTICDLTGKQIQTAEAIPGNQIHTAHLSSGFYFLRLTAKKAAVSSTMKFMVY
- a CDS encoding PASTA domain-containing protein; this encodes MLSNLFKFLRSRTFFVNLIAAFSVMGIMFLGLYFWLGNFTHHGESITVPDLRGLKMGKLESFLADKHLRFKVVDSLFEVGKTPGTILEQDPAPESKVKEDRTIYLTVNSSQPPKVKMPNLIDVSYRQAEAILESFGLKVGQLIYRPDLARNAVLDQIYKGSSIHPGKEIFKGSVIDLVLGDGMGNTEVPVPDLNGLTRGEALFVLKGSSLTIGTVHVDPGVKDSTTAKVYKQIPEASENSMINQGEAVDIFIR
- a CDS encoding RluA family pseudouridine synthase, encoding MQNEEAEAIEQDELYEHYRFTVDKGQSLLRIDKFLMNRLEHSSRNKIQQACDADCILVNGKPVKSSYKVKPQDDIQVVLPEPVREIELIPQDIPIDIVYEDADLVVINKPAGMVVHPAYGNYTGTLMNALVFHFQNLPQNENNRSRPGLVHRIDKNTSGLLVIAKSEIAMAALAKEFFERTIDRKYLALVWGDFKEDEGTITGHVGRSLKDRKIMDVFPSGEHGKHAVTHFKVVERFGYVTLVECKLETGRTHQIRVHMKFAGHPLFNDETYGGNRILKGTTFTRYKQFIDNCFELIPRQALHAQTLGFIHPTTKEKLFFECPLPNDFSSVLDKWRHYVKYVKE